Part of the Scrofimicrobium sp. R131 genome is shown below.
AGTCACCCACCACCTGCTCGGCCAGGAAGGTCATCGGGTAGATCGAGGTGGCCACGCTCACCTGATCGCCGGTTGCGTCCGAGCTTTCCGACTGGGCCCCGGCATCAGAACAGGCTGACAGCAGGCCCAGCCCCAGGCTGCCCACCGCCACCGCTAACACAGACTTGTAAAGTTTTCTCATGCCCTCCAGGCTAAACCTAAATGAGTTTCATTCGCAATAAGGACGGTGTGGGACGCCTCACTCCCCGACGGTGACTGCGGTTCCGGGGGCGCCCACCTCGACCGGGCCAACCTCAACTGGCCCCAGCGGGAAGTGACAGGCGAAGCGGTGTTCGGCGCCGACCAACGCTCGATTGCTTCGACGCTTCCCAACTTTGTTTGATTAACTTCAACCTCTCTCGAAGTATTTCAAATTTCGGCTATAACTAGCCCATCGCCTAGATCAAGAGATCGCGAGCTGGGTGCTATCATGGGCGGACAGGAAAGAAAGACAGGGCCATGACGACATTCTCGCCGCTGGAAAGCGCCGCACTGGAGCTAGTTGCTTCCAGCCAGGCCCAAACCAGAGCCGCCATCGCCAGGGAGTTGGGAGTTGCCCCCTCCACCGCGTCCAGTCTGATCAGCAGCCTGCTGTCCGCCCGGGTGATCCGGGAAGAGGGCGAGATGCGCTCGACCGGTGGGCGCCGCGCGGTTCGACTCGTGGCATGTGAAACCAATGAGCGCTCCCTGGTGGTAGAACTTGGTGCCAACCATGCACTCTTGAGCCTGGTCGACCTCGATGGCGCCGTCCGCGAACCCCGTTCCATCCCCCTGGACATTGGGCTTGGACCGGAGAAAGTCCTCCAACAGGTGATGACTTCCGGTGCCACGATGGCCGCTGAGGTGGGGGTAACCGTGACCGCAGTTGGGCTTGGCATTCCCGGCCCGGTTGAAATGGACACCGGCCGAATAGTCTCTCCCTCCCGCATGCCCGGCTGGCACAACACCTATGCCAAAGATCTGCTGGAAGATATGTGGGGGGTGCCAGCGGTGGTCGAAAATGACGCCCGGCTCGGCGCGGTTGGCACGATGGCTTACCGGCGCCACCGCCACGAACCTACCTACCAGGACTACATCTACGTCAAGGCCGGATCGGCCATTGGCGGAGCATTGGTCGTAGATGGCACAGTACACCGAGGCTCATTCGGGTTGGCCGGGGATTTGAGCCACGTGCCCGTTGAGGCGGCAGCCGACCGCGCGTGTCGATGCGGCAATCGCGGTTGCCTGGACACACTTGCCTCCGCCGAAGCCCTCCGCCGAGATCTGGGTTTTGCCGATAACGACTCTCTAATTGCAGCAGCTATCAACTCTGACGCCGACGTCGTCAACGGAGTGCGGGAGGCCGGGGTTCGTCTCGGAGCCTCCCTCGCCCACGTCGTTTCGTTCCTGAATCCACAGGCGATCATCGTCGGTGGCACCCTTTCCTCCATTGGCGCCTTTCTTGCCGGGATCCGCCAGGCATTGAATGAGTTTTGCCTACCAGCCATCACCGAGCATTTGGCGGTGGAGGTATCCCTCGCCGGCCGGGAGGCAACCCTGTGGGGGCTGGCTGAACAGACCAACTCCCTGCTAACCAAAACCGTCAAGTCCCGCACTGGTGCCAGTTCGGGCACCTCAACCTCCCCTCTGCTAGACCCCACCAAGGAGCTGCTGTGAGCAAACCCCGCGTCGCCATCTGTGGAATCCATATCGAGAGCTCCACCTTTACCCCCTACATCTCGACCGAAGCTGACTTCGAGGTTTGCCGAGGTGACGATCTGTTGGCTCGCTACGAGTGGATGGGGCAGGACTGGGCGCGTCAGGTTCAGTGGCTCCCGGTCCTTCATGCCCGGGCCCTCCCCGGCGGGGTGGTGCGACGCCAAGACTTCGACGCCTGGAAGGCAGAGATCGTGGCCGGGCTCGCCAGCCTGGTGGCTGAGGCTCCTCTCAACGGCCTGTTCTTCGATATTCACGGCGCGATGAGTGTTCAGGGACTTGACGACGCCGAAGGTGACCTGATCCAGGCAATTCGAGAGGTAATCGGCGAAGAACCCCTCGTCTCCGCGTCGATGGATCTGCACGGCAACGTCTCCGAAATCCTGTTTGACCTGTGCGATTTGCTGACCTGCTACCGCATGGCCCCGCACGAGGACGCGTGGGAATCCCGCCAGCGGGCTGCGGAAAACCTGGTGGAGCGAATTGTTTCTGGAGCGGGCCGGCCGGTCAAGGCGCTAGTCCACGTCCCAATTCTGCTGCCCGGAGAGAAAACTTCCACCCGGGTGGAGCCGGCCAAGAGTCTGTACGGCCTCATTCCCGCAGTCGAGTCGAGGGTGGGCATTCTGGATGCGGCCATCTGGATTGGGTTTGCCTGGGCGGATCAGCCTCGGTGTAAGGGCGCGGTCGTGGTCACGGGTGACGATCCCGACGACGTTGCCCAGCAGGCTGCAGTGTTGGGCAGCGAGTTCTGGGCGGCTCGCGACCGGTTCGAGTTCGTGGCCCCCACCGGCACCATGGAGGAGTGTCTGGCCCACGCGCTAACGGCACCGCGACCCTTCTTCATCTCTGATTCAGGGGATAACCCTGGGGCCGGTGGGGCTGACGACGTGACCGTCGCCCTGCGCGCCCTCCTTGACTGGGAGCCG
Proteins encoded:
- a CDS encoding ROK family protein translates to MTTFSPLESAALELVASSQAQTRAAIARELGVAPSTASSLISSLLSARVIREEGEMRSTGGRRAVRLVACETNERSLVVELGANHALLSLVDLDGAVREPRSIPLDIGLGPEKVLQQVMTSGATMAAEVGVTVTAVGLGIPGPVEMDTGRIVSPSRMPGWHNTYAKDLLEDMWGVPAVVENDARLGAVGTMAYRRHRHEPTYQDYIYVKAGSAIGGALVVDGTVHRGSFGLAGDLSHVPVEAAADRACRCGNRGCLDTLASAEALRRDLGFADNDSLIAAAINSDADVVNGVREAGVRLGASLAHVVSFLNPQAIIVGGTLSSIGAFLAGIRQALNEFCLPAITEHLAVEVSLAGREATLWGLAEQTNSLLTKTVKSRTGASSGTSTSPLLDPTKELL
- a CDS encoding M81 family metallopeptidase, which codes for MSKPRVAICGIHIESSTFTPYISTEADFEVCRGDDLLARYEWMGQDWARQVQWLPVLHARALPGGVVRRQDFDAWKAEIVAGLASLVAEAPLNGLFFDIHGAMSVQGLDDAEGDLIQAIREVIGEEPLVSASMDLHGNVSEILFDLCDLLTCYRMAPHEDAWESRQRAAENLVERIVSGAGRPVKALVHVPILLPGEKTSTRVEPAKSLYGLIPAVESRVGILDAAIWIGFAWADQPRCKGAVVVTGDDPDDVAQQAAVLGSEFWAARDRFEFVAPTGTMEECLAHALTAPRPFFISDSGDNPGAGGADDVTVALRALLDWEPVQTGALNVICASILDPAAALAAAQAGVGSQVELEIGGKVDTRPPGPCLVTGEVTSVIQDPRGGTTVVLRSGGLSLVVTEHRNQYAELDQYLALGLDPRTADVVVVKIGYLEPDLYEAQADWMMALTPGGVDQDLHRLDYRQIDRPMFPLDQFGADTELTVQVVTP